A single window of Salvelinus namaycush isolate Seneca chromosome 11, SaNama_1.0, whole genome shotgun sequence DNA harbors:
- the LOC120055454 gene encoding chromodomain Y-like protein — translation MASEELYEVERIVDKRKNKKGKIEYLVRWRGYGYEGDTWEPETHLSACVEFIHDFNRQHGERQRDSTLLRSTRSTPSTTHSHSSRNNARKQICRPQPPSGAGSHALVKHGNDSSPTTAATAISKQLPPLDAGVAHTRTNMQLNLSQKYSVSATGDICRPGFTSGPAASPVGTVRRSMDLAKSGIKILVPKSPMSSRADSESSPSEAAHCLEQGGQEQDSVPPEVALLEKPPGLLLGPGEERARMGTRPRTQSPLIPQQVPITPASIRTLNGKGTSTLMEALAANGTGSLQSAVAGVTAVSGVAGKRRFEEQRSVFDKRLRFSVRQTESAYRYRDLVVKKQDGFTHILLSTKSSENNSLNPDVMKEMQSAMATAAADDSKLVLLSAVGSIFCFGLDFIYFIRRLTDDRKKESIKMAETIRTFVNTFIQFKKPIIVAVNGPAVGLGASILPLCDVVWANEKSWFQTPYTTYGQTPDACASLTFPRIMGVASANEMLLSGRKLTAQEACAKGLVSQVLWPGTFTQEVMVRIRELVTCNSVVLRESKALVRNANRAALEQANERECEALKRVWGSSQGVDSILKYLQKKIDEF, via the exons ATGGCCTCGGAAGAGCTTTATGAG GTTGAGAGAATTGTGGACAAACGGAAGAACAAGAAGGGAAAGATTGAGTACCTGGTGCGCTGGAGGGGCTATGGCTACGAGGGGGACACCTGGGAGCCTGAGACACACCTCTCTGCCTGTGTGGAGTTCATCCACGATTTTAATCGGCAACACggcgaaagacagagagacagtactTTACTGCGCTCCACTCGAAGTACTCCCAGCACCACCCACAGCCACAGTTCGAGAAACAACGCCCGCAAACAGATCTGCAGGCCTCAGCCACCCAGTGGAGCAGGAAGCCATGCTCTAGTAAAACACGGGAATGACTCTTCGCCCACCACAGCAGCTACGGCCATCTCGAAACAGTTGCCACCACTTGACGCTGGCGTGGCACACACTAGAACGAACATGCAGCTTAACTTGAGCCAAAAGTACAGTGTTTCGGCCACCGGTGACATTTGTAGACCTGGCTTCACAAGCGGGCCTGCGGCTTCTCCGGTGGGCACGGTGCGTCGGAGCATGGACCTGGCGAAGTCCGGGATCAAAATCCTGGTACCCAAAAGCCCCATGAGCAGCCGGGCGGACTCTGAGTCTTCGCCTAGCGAGGCGGCCCACTGTCTGGAGCAAGGGGGTCAGGAGCAGGACTCTGTGCCCCCAGAGGTGGCCCTTTTGGAAAAGCCTCCAGGGTTGTTGCTGGGGCCTGGGGAAGAAAGAGCGCGCATGGGGACCCGGCCCAGGACTCAAAGCCCATTAATTCCTCAGCAAGTCCCCATAACACCCGCATCCATACGCACACTCAATGGGAAAG GTACATCAACACTCATGGAGGCTCTGGCGGCCAATGGGACAGGTAGCCTGCAGAGTGCAGTGGCAGGAGTCACTGCAGTCTCCGGGGTGGCGGGGAAACGGCGCTTCGAGGAGCAGCGCTCGGTCTTCGACAAGCGCCTTCGGTTCAGCGTCCGGCAGACTGAGAGTGCCTACCGCTACAGGGACCTCGTCGTCAAGAAGCAGGATGGCTTCACCCACATCCTGCTCTCCACCAAGTCCTCGGAGAACAACTCACTTAACCCCGAT GTGATGAAGGAGATGCAGAGTGCCATGGCCACGGCGGCGGCAGACGACAGCAAGCTGGTCCTGCTGAGCGCCGTGGGTAGCATCTTCTGCTTCGGCCTGGACTTCATCTACTTCATTAGACGGCTCACCGACGACCGCAAGAAAGAGAGCATCAAGATGGCTGAGACCATTAG GACATTTGTGAACACGTTCATCCAATTCAAGAAGCCCATCATCGTAGCCGTGAATGGACCGGCGGTGGGCCTCGGAGCCTCTATCCTCCCGCTGTGTGACGTTGTCTGGGCCAACGAGAAATCCTGGTTTCAGACGCCCTATACCACCTACGGACAGACACCCGACGCTTGCGCCTCCCTCACCTTCCCTCGCATCATGGGCGTGGCCTCG gCCAATGAGATGTTGCTGAGTGGGCGGAAGCTGACAGCCCAGGAGGCCTGCGCTAAAGGCCTCGTGTCCCAGGTGCTGTGGCCCGGGACTTTCACTCAGGAGGTGATGGTTCGCATTAGGGAGCTAGTCACTTGTAATTCAGTT GTCCTGCGGGAGTCCAAAGCACTGGTGCGAAACGCAAACCGGGCCGCCCTGGAGCAGGCCAATGAACGCGAGTGCGAGGCGTTGAAGAGAGTGTGGGGCTCTTCGCAGGGGGTGGACTCCATCCTCAAATACCTGCAGAAGAAGATTGATGAGTTTTAA